In Syngnathus scovelli strain Florida chromosome 11, RoL_Ssco_1.2, whole genome shotgun sequence, one DNA window encodes the following:
- the svbp gene encoding small vasohibin-binding protein — MEPACRKDKPKLNTTPTRGDRSKQKSAQQELKQRQRAEIYALNKVMTALEHQQFETFCKQMQQQGE; from the exons ATGGAACCTGCTTGCCGTAAAGACAAGCCAAAGTTGAACACGACGCCTACCAGAGGAGACCGATCAAAACAGAAGTCTGCACAGCAGGAACTCAAACAGCGTCAGAGGGCAGAG ATTTACGCCTTGAACAAAGTGATGACTGCACTCGAGCATCAGCAGTTTGAGACCTTTTGTAAACAGATGCAGCAACAAGGAGAATGA
- the fbxo2 gene encoding F-box only protein 2 isoform X1: MTSNLLKNPRGEEQLDFWELTENGGSEWMVEDMPGDCGYDFSDTAVTKYFATSFELCLKRQVIDLLEQGFTCEQLDAQPVVSVEDWYCGRQDCGCTYQITVCLLDENRVVMQEFTPEPVTLDPEADDCSWKQVSHTFSEYGPGLRFISFEHGGHDTKYWEGWYGVRVTGSSVTLQV; the protein is encoded by the exons ATGACCTCTAATTTGCTCAAGAATCCCAGAGGTGAAG AGCAACTGGATTTCTGGGAGCTGACAGAGAACGGGGGTAGCGAGTGGATGGTGGAGGACATGCCGGGAGACTGTGGCTATGACTTCAGTGATACTGCTGTCACAAAATACTTTGCAACATCCTTTGA GCTGTGTCTGAAGAGACAAGTCATTGACTTATTGGAGCAGGGTTTCACTTGCGAGCAGCTGGACGCCCAACCTGTCGTATCAGTTGAAGActg GTACTGTGGGAGGCAGGACTGTGGCTGCACCTACCAGATAACGGTGTGTCTGCTGGATGAGAATCGTGTGGTCATGCAGGAGTTCACGCCTGAACCTGTGACTCTGGACCCGGAAGCTGACGACTGCTCATGGAAGCAG GTCAGCCACACCTTTTCCGAGTATGGTCCCGGTCTACGTTTCATCTCCTTTGAACATGGAGGCCATGACACAAAGTACTGGGAAGGCTGGTATGGAGTGAGGGTTACTGGGAGCTCTGTTACTCTTCAGGTGTAG
- the fbxo2 gene encoding F-box only protein 2 isoform X2 — protein sequence MVEDMPGDCGYDFSDTAVTKYFATSFELCLKRQVIDLLEQGFTCEQLDAQPVVSVEDWYCGRQDCGCTYQITVCLLDENRVVMQEFTPEPVTLDPEADDCSWKQVSHTFSEYGPGLRFISFEHGGHDTKYWEGWYGVRVTGSSVTLQV from the exons ATGGTGGAGGACATGCCGGGAGACTGTGGCTATGACTTCAGTGATACTGCTGTCACAAAATACTTTGCAACATCCTTTGA GCTGTGTCTGAAGAGACAAGTCATTGACTTATTGGAGCAGGGTTTCACTTGCGAGCAGCTGGACGCCCAACCTGTCGTATCAGTTGAAGActg GTACTGTGGGAGGCAGGACTGTGGCTGCACCTACCAGATAACGGTGTGTCTGCTGGATGAGAATCGTGTGGTCATGCAGGAGTTCACGCCTGAACCTGTGACTCTGGACCCGGAAGCTGACGACTGCTCATGGAAGCAG GTCAGCCACACCTTTTCCGAGTATGGTCCCGGTCTACGTTTCATCTCCTTTGAACATGGAGGCCATGACACAAAGTACTGGGAAGGCTGGTATGGAGTGAGGGTTACTGGGAGCTCTGTTACTCTTCAGGTGTAG
- the LOC125977749 gene encoding integrin alpha-5 isoform X1 — protein sequence MDTFSGHPLTRSRGKGPIALLIVSAVFMILTQFCEAFNLDTEKCIVFTGPPGSYFGYSVEFFSNNSSSASILIGAPKANTSQPEITEGGAVFLCPWNQTNCSMINFDKQGDQNFYINDENTQVEFKSHQWFGATVRSQGNNILACAPRYYWRTEHFADMTGTCYLSVDSLKSFVEYAPCRTERHGPAGQGYCQGGFSADFTKDGRVVLGGPGSFYWQGQLISATPDEIFKAYFPSYFLLSVAGQIQTGQVQGTYDDSYLGYSVAGGEFSGDAEEDFITGVPKGLMLYGLVSIFNGSDLKSLLNVTGEQMGSYFGYAVAATDINNDGLDDLVVGAPMFMRRGSNGRLEELGKVYVYLQKGPLRLEPALHHLLGQQPFGRFGTSLAPLGDLNQDGFNDVAIGCPYGGEDQQGLVLIYNGYPKGLKDTPTQTLSGTWASSSFPANFGFALRGNTDLDLNGYPDLIVGAFGADKSVVYRSRPIVTASASLTVQPTMFNQEEKLCELTTRSGTASVSCVSVSFCMLADGKHLPSHLGFLVEIQLDSMKQDQKESVRRTLFLDSQQPTLVKTFNLTKGNRMCHDTRIYLRAEEEFRDKLSPIFISLSFSLDPQAPVDQYGLRPILNDDTEQRIEQKAQIQLDCGDDNICVPDLKLAVYGDRKEVYLGDENSLSLTFNARNEGEGGAYEAELYVRLPKEADYSGITRNNVSLTQLTCSYEAENETRFLKCDLGNPMKAGTSFWAGLRFTVPRLTDTQNTVQFELQLKSKNANNSESEVVVLELEVAALAHVILQGVSRPDKVFLPLPNWSVSQSLTDEQDVGPELQQVYELVNNGPGVVSQSTLEVRCPLRSHSHDLLYPVKVLTEGPLSCSSKHALNALKLKLQSPSSSSPSSLESSMEHQIQKREVKGPMPGQGNLTCSTVECWRLECHIGRLERGASVILRVHSRLWVETFLERAHKQFILECSVQFTVDKMPYSIAPKSKQSGSKKVVTSVLWNKADGLFYVPVWIIILAVLAGLLLLSLLIYLLYKMGFFKRSDPYGTTMEKAQLRPQASSEA from the exons GCTCCAAAGGCCAACACCAGCCAGCCTGAAATTACTGAAGGAGGAGCTGTCTTCCTGTGCCCCTGGAACCAAACCAACTGCAGCATGATCAACTTTGACAAGCAAG gtGATCAGAATTTTTATATAAATGATGAGAACACTCAAGTTGAGTTCAAGTCCCATCAGTGGTTTGGAGCCACTGTGCGTTCCCAAGGCAACAATATTCTG GCTTGCGCTCCCCGGTATTATTGGAGGACGGAACACTTCGCTGATATGACAGGAACTTGTTACCTCTCTGTGGACAGCCTCAAATCATTTGTGGAGTATGCCCCCTGTCGAACAG AACGTCATGGACCTGCCGGACAGGGCTATTGTCAAGGAGGATTTAGTGCTGACTTCACCAAG GACGGAAGGGTCGTTCTTGGTGGACCAGGCAGCTTTTACTGGCAAG GTCAGCTGATATCAGCCACGCCAGACGAGATTTTTAAGGCCTACTTcccttcatattttttattgtcggtTGCTGGGCAGATTCAAACTGGACAGGTGCAGGGGACCTACGATGATAGTTACTTGG GTTATTCCGTGGCTGGTGGTGAGTTCAGTGGGGATGCCGAAGAAG ATTTCATCACGGGAGTTCCGAAAGGACTCATGCTGTATGGTTTA GTGTCCATATTCAACGGGAGTGATCTGAAATCGCTGCTTAACGTGACAGGAGAGCAA ATGGGCTCCTACTTTGGCTATGCAGTGGCAGCCACCGATATCAACAATGACGG ACTAGATGACCTCGTGGTGGGCGCTCCAATGTTCATGCGTCGAGGGTCCAACGGGCGGCTGGAGGAGCTTGGCAAAGTTTACGTCTACCTGCAGAAGGGACCTTTGCGGCTGGAGCCCGCCCTCCACCATCTACTCGGCCAGCAGCCATTCGGTCGCTTTGGCACTTCATTGGCACCTTTGGGTGACCTCAACCAGGATGGATTTAATG ATGTGGCCATCGGCTGTCCTTACGGAGGAGAAGACCAACAGGGACTGGTTCTTATTTACAACGGTTATCCAAAGGGATTGAAGGACACGCCCACTCAGACTCTCTCTGGCACCTGGGCTTCCAGCTCCTTCCCTGCTAACTTTGGTTTTGCGCTACGAGGAAACACAGATCTGGATCTGAATGGCTACCCCG ACCTTATTGTTGGAGCTTTTGGGGCTGACAAATCTGTGGTGTACAG GTCTCGCCCAATAGTGACTGCGAGCGCATCTCTCACGGTGCAGCCCACAATGTTCAACCAAGAAGAGAAGCTTTGTGAGCTCACCACAAGAAGTGGAACCGCTTCCGTGTCTTG TGTCAGCGTCAGTTTCTGCATGCTGGCTGATGGGAAGCACCTCCCATCACATTTAG GCTTCCTGGTGGAAATTCAATTGGACAGTATGAAGCAGGACCAGAAGGAATCTGTCAGGAGGACTCTgtttctggatagtcagcagcCTACTTTGGTGAAGACTTTCAATCTCACCAAGGGGAATCGCATGTGCCATGACACCAGGATCTATCTACGG GCAGAAGAAGAATTTCGGGATAAACTCTCCCCCATTTTCATCAGCCTGTCCTTCAGCCTGGATCCACAAGCCCCAGTTGACCAATATGGCCTCAGACCTATCTTAAATGATGACACTGAACAACGAATAGAGCAGAAG GCCCAGATCCAACTGGATTGTGGAGACGACAACATCTGCGTCCCTGACCTGAAGTTAGCTGTTTATGG CGACAGAAAAGAAGTTTACCTGGGTGATGAAAACTCCCTGAGTCTCACCTTCAATGCCAGAAACGAGGGAGAAGGCGGAGCGTACGAGGCGGAGCTCTACGTCCGGCTTCCCAAAGAGGCCGACTACAGTGGGATAACGCGCAACAACGTG aGTCTAACTCAGCTAACATGCAGCTATGAGGCTGAAAATGAAACCCGCTTCCTCAAATGCGATCTGGGAAACCCCATGAAAGCTGGCACTAGT TTTTGGGCAGGTCTCCGTTTCACTGTTCCCAGACTCACAGACACTCAGAACACTGTACAATTTGAGCTCCAATTAAAAAG TAAAAATGCAAACAACTCCGAGAGTGAAGTAGTTGTGTTGGAGTTGGAGGTAGCTGCGCTGGCTCATGTCATTCTGCAGGG AGTTTCCCGGCCAGACAAAGTCTTCCTCCCACTCCCCAATTGGAGCGTCAGTCAGAGTCTGACAGACGAGCAGGACGTCGGCCCTGAGCTTCAACAGGTCTATGAG TTGGTCAACAACGGCCCCGGTGTTGTCAGTCAATCCACATTGGAGGTGAGATGTCCTCTGAGGTCTCACAGTCACGACCTGCTCTACCCTGTCAAGGTACTCACCGAGGGGCCACTCAGCTGTTCCTCAAAACACGCCCTGAATGCACTCAAACTCAAG CTTCAGTCTCCATCTTCAAGTAGTCCCTCATCTCTGGAATCCAGCATGGAGCATCAAATCCAGAAGAGAGAGGTCAAAGGTCCCATGCCTGGACAAGGGAACTTG ACATGCTCGACTGTGGAGTGCTGGCGGCTCGAGTGTCACATTGGGCGGCTGGAGAGAGGAGCTAGCGTTATCTTGAGAGTTCACTCCAGACTTTGGGTGGAGACTTTCCTCGAG AGGGCCCACAAGCAATTTATTTTGGAGTGTTCGGTACAGTTCACCGTCGATAAGATGCCCTATTCCATTGCTCCAAAATCCAAACAGTCGGGATCTAAAAAG GTGGTGACGTCCGTGCTGTGGAACAAAGCGGACGGCCTATTCTACGTCCCCGTGTGGATCATCATCCTCGCTGTTCTAGCTGGCCTGCTTCTACTCTCACTGCTTATATATCTGCTGTACAAG ATGGGCTTCTTCAAAAGGTCCGATCCGTACGGCACCAccatggagaaggcccagctcAGACCGCAGGCATCATCAGAAGCCTAA
- the LOC125977749 gene encoding integrin alpha-5 isoform X2, whose protein sequence is MPPVEQNVMDLPDRAIVKEDLVLTSPRTEGSFLVDQAAFTGKIQTGQVQGTYDDSYLGYSVAGGEFSGDAEEDFITGVPKGLMLYGLVSIFNGSDLKSLLNVTGEQMGSYFGYAVAATDINNDGLDDLVVGAPMFMRRGSNGRLEELGKVYVYLQKGPLRLEPALHHLLGQQPFGRFGTSLAPLGDLNQDGFNDVAIGCPYGGEDQQGLVLIYNGYPKGLKDTPTQTLSGTWASSSFPANFGFALRGNTDLDLNGYPDLIVGAFGADKSVVYRSRPIVTASASLTVQPTMFNQEEKLCELTTRSGTASVSCVSVSFCMLADGKHLPSHLGFLVEIQLDSMKQDQKESVRRTLFLDSQQPTLVKTFNLTKGNRMCHDTRIYLRAEEEFRDKLSPIFISLSFSLDPQAPVDQYGLRPILNDDTEQRIEQKAQIQLDCGDDNICVPDLKLAVYGDRKEVYLGDENSLSLTFNARNEGEGGAYEAELYVRLPKEADYSGITRNNVSLTQLTCSYEAENETRFLKCDLGNPMKAGTSFWAGLRFTVPRLTDTQNTVQFELQLKSKNANNSESEVVVLELEVAALAHVILQGVSRPDKVFLPLPNWSVSQSLTDEQDVGPELQQVYELVNNGPGVVSQSTLEVRCPLRSHSHDLLYPVKVLTEGPLSCSSKHALNALKLKLQSPSSSSPSSLESSMEHQIQKREVKGPMPGQGNLTCSTVECWRLECHIGRLERGASVILRVHSRLWVETFLERAHKQFILECSVQFTVDKMPYSIAPKSKQSGSKKVVTSVLWNKADGLFYVPVWIIILAVLAGLLLLSLLIYLLYKMGFFKRSDPYGTTMEKAQLRPQASSEA, encoded by the exons ATGCCCCCTGTCGAACAG AACGTCATGGACCTGCCGGACAGGGCTATTGTCAAGGAGGATTTAGTGCTGACTTCACCAAG GACGGAAGGGTCGTTCTTGGTGGACCAGGCAGCTTTTACTGGCAAG ATTCAAACTGGACAGGTGCAGGGGACCTACGATGATAGTTACTTGG GTTATTCCGTGGCTGGTGGTGAGTTCAGTGGGGATGCCGAAGAAG ATTTCATCACGGGAGTTCCGAAAGGACTCATGCTGTATGGTTTA GTGTCCATATTCAACGGGAGTGATCTGAAATCGCTGCTTAACGTGACAGGAGAGCAA ATGGGCTCCTACTTTGGCTATGCAGTGGCAGCCACCGATATCAACAATGACGG ACTAGATGACCTCGTGGTGGGCGCTCCAATGTTCATGCGTCGAGGGTCCAACGGGCGGCTGGAGGAGCTTGGCAAAGTTTACGTCTACCTGCAGAAGGGACCTTTGCGGCTGGAGCCCGCCCTCCACCATCTACTCGGCCAGCAGCCATTCGGTCGCTTTGGCACTTCATTGGCACCTTTGGGTGACCTCAACCAGGATGGATTTAATG ATGTGGCCATCGGCTGTCCTTACGGAGGAGAAGACCAACAGGGACTGGTTCTTATTTACAACGGTTATCCAAAGGGATTGAAGGACACGCCCACTCAGACTCTCTCTGGCACCTGGGCTTCCAGCTCCTTCCCTGCTAACTTTGGTTTTGCGCTACGAGGAAACACAGATCTGGATCTGAATGGCTACCCCG ACCTTATTGTTGGAGCTTTTGGGGCTGACAAATCTGTGGTGTACAG GTCTCGCCCAATAGTGACTGCGAGCGCATCTCTCACGGTGCAGCCCACAATGTTCAACCAAGAAGAGAAGCTTTGTGAGCTCACCACAAGAAGTGGAACCGCTTCCGTGTCTTG TGTCAGCGTCAGTTTCTGCATGCTGGCTGATGGGAAGCACCTCCCATCACATTTAG GCTTCCTGGTGGAAATTCAATTGGACAGTATGAAGCAGGACCAGAAGGAATCTGTCAGGAGGACTCTgtttctggatagtcagcagcCTACTTTGGTGAAGACTTTCAATCTCACCAAGGGGAATCGCATGTGCCATGACACCAGGATCTATCTACGG GCAGAAGAAGAATTTCGGGATAAACTCTCCCCCATTTTCATCAGCCTGTCCTTCAGCCTGGATCCACAAGCCCCAGTTGACCAATATGGCCTCAGACCTATCTTAAATGATGACACTGAACAACGAATAGAGCAGAAG GCCCAGATCCAACTGGATTGTGGAGACGACAACATCTGCGTCCCTGACCTGAAGTTAGCTGTTTATGG CGACAGAAAAGAAGTTTACCTGGGTGATGAAAACTCCCTGAGTCTCACCTTCAATGCCAGAAACGAGGGAGAAGGCGGAGCGTACGAGGCGGAGCTCTACGTCCGGCTTCCCAAAGAGGCCGACTACAGTGGGATAACGCGCAACAACGTG aGTCTAACTCAGCTAACATGCAGCTATGAGGCTGAAAATGAAACCCGCTTCCTCAAATGCGATCTGGGAAACCCCATGAAAGCTGGCACTAGT TTTTGGGCAGGTCTCCGTTTCACTGTTCCCAGACTCACAGACACTCAGAACACTGTACAATTTGAGCTCCAATTAAAAAG TAAAAATGCAAACAACTCCGAGAGTGAAGTAGTTGTGTTGGAGTTGGAGGTAGCTGCGCTGGCTCATGTCATTCTGCAGGG AGTTTCCCGGCCAGACAAAGTCTTCCTCCCACTCCCCAATTGGAGCGTCAGTCAGAGTCTGACAGACGAGCAGGACGTCGGCCCTGAGCTTCAACAGGTCTATGAG TTGGTCAACAACGGCCCCGGTGTTGTCAGTCAATCCACATTGGAGGTGAGATGTCCTCTGAGGTCTCACAGTCACGACCTGCTCTACCCTGTCAAGGTACTCACCGAGGGGCCACTCAGCTGTTCCTCAAAACACGCCCTGAATGCACTCAAACTCAAG CTTCAGTCTCCATCTTCAAGTAGTCCCTCATCTCTGGAATCCAGCATGGAGCATCAAATCCAGAAGAGAGAGGTCAAAGGTCCCATGCCTGGACAAGGGAACTTG ACATGCTCGACTGTGGAGTGCTGGCGGCTCGAGTGTCACATTGGGCGGCTGGAGAGAGGAGCTAGCGTTATCTTGAGAGTTCACTCCAGACTTTGGGTGGAGACTTTCCTCGAG AGGGCCCACAAGCAATTTATTTTGGAGTGTTCGGTACAGTTCACCGTCGATAAGATGCCCTATTCCATTGCTCCAAAATCCAAACAGTCGGGATCTAAAAAG GTGGTGACGTCCGTGCTGTGGAACAAAGCGGACGGCCTATTCTACGTCCCCGTGTGGATCATCATCCTCGCTGTTCTAGCTGGCCTGCTTCTACTCTCACTGCTTATATATCTGCTGTACAAG ATGGGCTTCTTCAAAAGGTCCGATCCGTACGGCACCAccatggagaaggcccagctcAGACCGCAGGCATCATCAGAAGCCTAA